A region of Cellulophaga sp. RHA19 DNA encodes the following proteins:
- a CDS encoding 3-deoxy-D-manno-octulosonic acid transferase, with protein MHLLYNIVVHIASFLVKVIANFNPKIKLFVQGRKDIYKRLEKSIHKTDNVIWIHTASLGEYEQGLPIIEKTKEEYPTYKIVVTFFSPSGYEVKKNDDIADAIVYLPLDTLKNAKKFIAAVNPKLAIFVKYEIWPNHLKVLKEKQTPTLLVSAYFKKEQSFFKWYGGFMRKSLTAFTHFFVQDNHSKELLKNINYNNCTIVGDTRFDRVSKILEQDNTLDFMSSFAQNKTCVVAGSTWPNGQLFLSTYINNTTVENVKFVIAPHNIIDSQIQELKKSIQKKVVLFSEINGRDISSFEVLIIDTIGILTKVYSYANIAYVGGGFTKGGLHNTLEPAVFGVPIIIGPIYKGFKEAEDLVQLKGILPTANQNEFTDTLNQLILKKEYYNTTAVINKNYVAKNIGATEKIASYIATLL; from the coding sequence GTGCATCTTTTATATAACATTGTAGTACATATTGCCTCATTTTTAGTTAAAGTTATAGCCAATTTTAATCCAAAAATTAAACTCTTTGTTCAGGGACGTAAAGACATTTACAAGAGATTAGAAAAAAGTATACACAAAACAGATAATGTAATTTGGATACATACTGCCTCTTTAGGAGAATACGAGCAAGGCCTACCTATTATTGAAAAAACAAAAGAAGAATATCCTACTTATAAAATTGTAGTTACCTTTTTTTCTCCCTCTGGTTATGAGGTTAAAAAAAATGATGACATTGCAGATGCTATTGTTTACTTACCATTAGACACGCTAAAAAATGCAAAGAAATTTATAGCAGCTGTAAACCCTAAACTTGCCATTTTTGTGAAATATGAGATTTGGCCAAACCACCTTAAAGTTTTAAAAGAAAAACAAACACCTACACTTTTAGTTTCTGCTTACTTTAAAAAAGAGCAATCGTTTTTTAAATGGTATGGCGGGTTTATGCGTAAAAGCCTAACTGCTTTTACACACTTTTTTGTGCAAGACAACCACTCCAAAGAGTTACTAAAAAATATAAATTACAACAACTGTACAATTGTTGGCGACACTAGATTTGACCGTGTTTCTAAAATATTAGAACAAGACAATACATTGGATTTTATGAGCAGTTTTGCACAAAACAAAACCTGTGTAGTAGCTGGTAGTACTTGGCCAAATGGGCAGTTATTTTTATCAACCTATATAAATAATACAACTGTAGAAAACGTAAAGTTTGTAATTGCCCCACACAATATTATTGACTCTCAAATACAAGAATTAAAAAAAAGTATACAAAAAAAAGTAGTTTTATTTTCTGAAATTAATGGCAGAGACATTTCTTCTTTTGAGGTTTTAATAATTGATACCATTGGCATTTTAACTAAAGTATATAGTTATGCAAACATTGCTTACGTAGGTGGTGGTTTTACAAAAGGTGGTTTACACAATACTTTAGAACCTGCTGTTTTTGGAGTTCCTATTATCATTGGCCCTATTTACAAGGGATTTAAAGAAGCTGAAGATTTAGTCCAACTAAAAGGAATTTTACCTACTGCAAACCAAAATGAATTTACGGATACTTTAAACCAGCTAATTTTAAAAAAGGAATATTACAACACAACAGCAGTAATTAATAAAAATTATGTTGCTAAAAATATTGGCGCTACAGAAAAAATAGCATCATACATAGCCACACTACTCTAA
- a CDS encoding DegT/DnrJ/EryC1/StrS family aminotransferase, translating into MKKIQMVDLKGQYQDIKEQVNTSIAQILETSAFINGPEVHALQKEMEGYLGVKHMIPCANGTDALQIAMMGLGLQPGDEVITADFTFAATVEVIALLQLTPVLVDVEPDTFNIDPVAIEKAITPKTKAIVPVHLFGQCANMDAILEIAEKHNLYVIEDNAQAIGASYIGKDCVKKKAGTMGHVSATSFFPSKNLGAYGDGGAIFTNDDELAHTLRGVVNHGMYERYHHDVVGVNSRLDSIQAAVLRAKLPNLDTYNQKRRAAALKYSMALANHKDIVTPKMAVCCSSDTCVCDCHVFHQYTLQIKNNDRDALVKHLQSKDIPCGVYYPIPLHLQKAYKDSRYNEADFPVTNQLVKEVISLPMHTELDDEQITYITDAVLEFLNN; encoded by the coding sequence ATGAAAAAAATTCAGATGGTAGACCTTAAAGGTCAATACCAAGATATAAAAGAGCAAGTAAACACTTCTATAGCTCAGATATTAGAGACATCAGCATTTATTAATGGTCCGGAAGTACACGCATTACAAAAAGAAATGGAGGGCTATTTGGGTGTTAAACATATGATACCTTGTGCAAATGGTACAGATGCTTTACAAATTGCAATGATGGGTCTTGGTTTACAACCAGGTGATGAGGTTATTACTGCAGATTTTACTTTTGCGGCTACAGTTGAGGTTATTGCATTATTGCAATTAACGCCTGTTTTGGTAGATGTTGAACCAGATACGTTTAACATAGACCCCGTTGCCATAGAAAAAGCAATTACGCCAAAAACTAAGGCAATTGTACCTGTACATTTATTTGGACAATGTGCAAATATGGATGCTATTTTAGAAATTGCAGAAAAACACAATTTATATGTAATTGAAGATAATGCACAAGCTATTGGCGCAAGTTATATTGGTAAAGATTGTGTAAAGAAAAAAGCTGGTACAATGGGACACGTTTCTGCAACCTCTTTTTTTCCTTCTAAAAACTTAGGCGCTTACGGAGATGGTGGTGCTATTTTTACAAATGATGATGAGTTAGCCCATACATTAAGAGGTGTTGTAAATCACGGAATGTACGAGCGTTACCACCATGATGTTGTTGGTGTAAACTCTAGGTTAGACTCTATACAAGCGGCAGTTTTAAGAGCCAAACTACCCAATTTAGATACATACAACCAAAAACGTAGAGCTGCAGCATTAAAGTACTCTATGGCTTTAGCAAACCATAAAGATATTGTTACGCCTAAAATGGCAGTATGTTGTTCTTCTGACACTTGTGTTTGTGATTGTCACGTATTTCATCAATATACATTGCAAATAAAAAACAATGACAGAGATGCTCTTGTAAAACATTTGCAGTCTAAAGATATTCCTTGTGGTGTGTATTACCCAATTCCACTACACTTGCAAAAAGCATATAAAGATAGTAGGTATAATGAAGCAGATTTTCCTGTTACAAACCAACTTGTAAAAGAAGTGATTTCTTTACCAATGCATACCGAGTTAGATGATGAGCAAATTACATACATCACAGATGCGGTTTTAGAGTTTTTAAATAACTAA